In the genome of Bremerella sp. P1, the window GTCATGCTGCTTACCCCATCGCGATACATCTTGAACGGGATCCGCCACGGTCTTTGCACCTGGGAAGATCAGGATTTCAAGATCCAGCGACTCGGACGACGTGTTGCCGTACGGAACCACGACTTGTGGTCACGTGTCGCGCACGCTCGACAATTTCATCGTATTTCAGCGAAGTATTGCCGCTCGTCACTGACGGAAAATCCATCCGTTGAAGAGTGGCCGGCGAGAACTTCGCTGGTGGACGATATTCAGCTCGCTTTGCGAAATGCCCAGCACGAAATCGACGCGAATACGACACTAAACCCATTGGCTACGTGTGCTTAGGCCAATAGGGACAAGCAATTTTGGACAAGTCTCCCCCAGTAGAAATCACCCACAGCCGCTGCATCGGCAAGGAGTAGGACGTGCATACCATTGGTAGTTTGGGTAAAATAACCGATATTATTGACGGCTGTTCAGACAGCCCGAGTCGTTTTCTGGGGCCACACCCAGTCGAGGGCTCAGGCAGCGATAAATCCGCGGCGGTTCGTGCCTACCTGCCGGGAAAAGAGCAGGCTTGGCTGTTCCATCCAGGACACGGTCAGAGCACGCAGATGAAAATGATTCATCCAGCTGGGCTGTTTGAAGTCATGTGTCCCATGGACGGGGTTACGGAAAAAGGCCAGTATCAACTACGAGTCGACGGCGGAAGCGGCCAGATGAAAACATTGCACGACCCCTACGCATTTCCTTCGTTCTTCACCGGTTTCGACCTTCACCTGTTGGGCGAAGGCAAGCACTGGAATTCTTACGACAAGATGGGTGCCCACCTCCGCACCGTCAACGGCGTGACCGGCGTGAACTTCGCCGTCTGGGCTCCGAATGCCAAAGCCGTTTCGGTCGTCGGCGATTTCAATGACTGGGATGCCCGTAGCCACCAGATGAACCGCATCGGAAGCAGCGGCATCTGGGAACTCTTCATCCCCGGTATGGCTGCCGGCGAGAAGTACAAGTACCGCGTTCGCCAGGCTGATCGTGCCGTTGATAAGTGCGATCCTTACGGCTTCGCTGCCGAAGTGCCGCCCAAGACGGCTTCGGTCGTAGCAGACCTGAGCGTCCACCAATGGAAAGACCAGGCGTGGATGGAACAGCGTGCCCAGGAAGATCAGCTCTCGAAGCCGATGTCGGTCTACGAAGTCCACCTTGGTAGCTGGCAGCGAAACCTGGAAGAAGAGCACGGTTGGTTCAACTACCGCTACCTGGCTCACGAATTGGTGAAGTACTGCAAAGAGCAGAACCACACGCACATCGAACTGATGCCCGTTTCCGAGCATCCGTTCACCGGAAGCTGGGGTTATCAAACGGTTGGTTACTACGCGATTACCAGCCGCTACGGTAGCCCGGAAGACTTCATGTACTTCGTCGATTACTGCCACCAGCACGGCCTGGCAGTGATTCTGGACTGGGTGCCTGCCCACTTCCCGAAAGACGATCACGGTCTGCGTCGCTTCGACGGATCGGCTTTGTACGAGCACGACGATCCTCGCCGTGGCGAACACCCGGACTGGGGTACGTTGATCTTTAACTACGGCCGCAACGAAGTTCGGAACTTCCTTGTTTCCAACGCGTTGTTCCTGTTCGACAAGTACCACATCGACGGTCTTCGCGTCGACGCGGTGGCTTCGATGCTGTATCTCGATTACAGCCGCGAAGGGGACAACTGGCTGCCTAACGAATATGGTGGTCGCGAAAACCTGGAAGCGATCTCGTTCCTGAAGGAATTCAACGAGCAGTCGCACCTGCAGCATCCTGGCGTGATGACGATTGCCGAAGAGTCGACCGCTTGGGGTGGCGTTTCCCGTCCAACCTTTGACGGCGGTTTGGGCTTCAGCCTGAAGTGGAACATGGGGTGGATGAACGATACCCTTCGCTACATGCGAAAGGATCCGATCTAC includes:
- the glgB gene encoding 1,4-alpha-glucan branching protein GlgB, producing the protein MHTIGSLGKITDIIDGCSDSPSRFLGPHPVEGSGSDKSAAVRAYLPGKEQAWLFHPGHGQSTQMKMIHPAGLFEVMCPMDGVTEKGQYQLRVDGGSGQMKTLHDPYAFPSFFTGFDLHLLGEGKHWNSYDKMGAHLRTVNGVTGVNFAVWAPNAKAVSVVGDFNDWDARSHQMNRIGSSGIWELFIPGMAAGEKYKYRVRQADRAVDKCDPYGFAAEVPPKTASVVADLSVHQWKDQAWMEQRAQEDQLSKPMSVYEVHLGSWQRNLEEEHGWFNYRYLAHELVKYCKEQNHTHIELMPVSEHPFTGSWGYQTVGYYAITSRYGSPEDFMYFVDYCHQHGLAVILDWVPAHFPKDDHGLRRFDGSALYEHDDPRRGEHPDWGTLIFNYGRNEVRNFLVSNALFLFDKYHIDGLRVDAVASMLYLDYSREGDNWLPNEYGGRENLEAISFLKEFNEQSHLQHPGVMTIAEESTAWGGVSRPTFDGGLGFSLKWNMGWMNDTLRYMRKDPIYRQHHHGELTFSLIYAFTENFILPLSHDEVVHGKGALLDQMPGDMWQRFANLRLLYSYMWTHPGKKLIFMGDEIAQWNEWNLEAGLQWDLLEWESHQGMQKLISDLNAMLVHEPALHEVDFEGSGFDWIDCNDWQNSTISYIRKGKNPEDFVVVVCNFTPNSREDYRMGVPMPGTYKEVFNSDNSRYAGSDVINTDEFHTDNIEWNGREQSIQFRLPPLATVVLKPVR
- a CDS encoding RNase H family protein, translated to MRESTPQYLLATGSRSDIEGGRWQFVLRSSDRKFEIAESDFEANHFGDRVALLAVVRGLEAIPEPSRVMLLTPSRYILNGIRHGLCTWEDQDFKIQRLGRRVAVRNHDLWSRVAHARQFHRISAKYCRSSLTENPSVEEWPARTSLVDDIQLALRNAQHEIDANTTLNPLATCA